In Candidatus Hydrogenedentota bacterium, one genomic interval encodes:
- a CDS encoding type II toxin-antitoxin system RelE/ParE family toxin: MIRSFAHKGLERFYATGNTAGIQAKHALKLRLILTNLDQSESPVDMDLPGLRLHELKGNRRGTWAVSVSGNWRITFRFSGSNAEIVDYEDYH, translated from the coding sequence ATGATTCGGAGCTTCGCGCACAAAGGGCTGGAGCGTTTTTATGCGACGGGCAACACCGCCGGCATACAGGCGAAGCATGCTCTGAAGTTGCGCCTTATCTTAACCAACTTGGACCAGTCGGAGTCACCGGTGGACATGGACCTTCCCGGTCTTCGATTGCACGAACTCAAGGGTAATCGGCGCGGTACGTGGGCTGTTTCGGTAAGCGGAAACTGGCGCATTACCTTTCGCTTTTCGGGTAGCAATGCCGAGATCGTTGACTATGAGGACTACCACTGA
- a CDS encoding HigA family addiction module antidote protein has product MTMHNPAHPGEILKELIMAPQELTVTGVSGHLGISRKTLSRILNGRSAITPEMAVRLELVFRKPSADHWLRLQNAHDLWQTRQHLAELRVEPYTATFT; this is encoded by the coding sequence ATGACCATGCACAATCCGGCCCATCCAGGCGAGATATTAAAAGAGCTGATCATGGCGCCGCAGGAACTTACTGTCACGGGTGTCTCCGGCCATCTTGGGATTAGCCGGAAGACCCTCTCCAGAATTCTGAACGGGCGCAGCGCCATAACGCCCGAGATGGCGGTACGCCTTGAACTGGTATTCAGGAAGCCCAGTGCGGATCATTGGTTGCGGCTTCAAAATGCTCATGATCTGTGGCAGACCCGCCAGCATTTGGCCGAGTTGCGCGTGGAGCCCTATACGGCGACATTCACCTGA